Proteins found in one Anopheles aquasalis chromosome 3, idAnoAquaMG_Q_19, whole genome shotgun sequence genomic segment:
- the LOC126576862 gene encoding LOW QUALITY PROTEIN: probable serine/threonine-protein kinase drkD (The sequence of the model RefSeq protein was modified relative to this genomic sequence to represent the inferred CDS: deleted 2 bases in 1 codon), translated as MTDKCFSLSPLSWAHHLLPRLSNYITLIANRYCAYHAFIDMEFFTLFTMLRDLDLRLNRLIQLSTVANNPVVLRSLYRLSLNHNQLTVLNLTNWIAPQLGKLELNGNHLTQLPLGIGRFEDLVELVVSSNQLTTLDLHSLQQQQQQQLQQHDLRPTV; from the exons ATGACT GATaaatgcttctctctctcacccctTTCT TGGGCGCATCATTTGTTGCCCCGGCTCTCAAATTACATTACGCTGATAGCGAATAGATATTGCGCATATCACGCC TTTATCGATATGGAGTTCTTCACACTGTTCACGATGCTTCGCGATCTCGATTTGCGACTGAATCGACTTATACAACTGAGCACTGTCGCAAATAATCCTGTAGTGTTACGATCGTTGTATCGTCTTAGTCTAAATCACAACCAACTGACGGTGCTGAATCTCACGAACTGGATTGCGCCACAGCTTGGCAAGCTGGAGCTGAACGGCAACCATTTGACGCAACTTCCGCTCGGAATTGGTCGGTTTGAAGATCTGGTTGAATTGGTTGTATCTTCCAATCAACTAACGACGCTCGATCTACATTCTTTG cagcagcagcagcagcagcagctacagcaacaTGACCTTAGGCCTACAGTATAG